In [Mycobacterium] stephanolepidis, the genomic window TCCGGTCAATGGTTGTGCCTCCACAGACATAAGTCCGGCGTGCGAGAGAAGCTCGACCACCCAGTCAGGTGGTGCCATGCGCACCTTCGGATTTCCACCACAGCGCGTTGAACCAGATGCGGGCGAGTGTGTCGATGGCCTCCTCGTCGGTGACCGAGCTGCGTCCGGTCTCCCCACCCTCTACCAGCCAGACATAACAGAAGTAGTCCATCATCGCCCCGATCGCCGACGCGGTGATATCGGGATCCATCCCCGGGGAGTACTCGTGTTTCTGCAGTCGCCGAATGTTGTTGGCGATCATCGTGCGCGCCGGAGCGCGCAGGTCTCGCCAGTACTCGACGAATGTCGGGTCTATCTGCGCAGCCTGGAACACCCCGGAGAGCACAGGGGCATGGTCTCGATAGGTGGTCCAGTACACGGTGACGATGTCCCGGATCACGTCATATGGTGCGCGATCGCCCGTCTCGACGGTATCGCCGCGGGTGTATGCCTCATCGCGGAACTCATCGACCATGGTGCGCAGAAGCTCGGCCTTGTCGGTGAAGTAGTTGTAGAAAACCCCGACGGATTTGCCTGCCTCGGTAGTGATGTCGACGACGCGCGCCTCGGAGTACCCGACCCTCGAGATGACCTCACGGGCCGCATCCATCAGTGCGCGGCGCGTGCTGCGGCCGCGTTGTGTCGAGGGCTGCTCGACAGCCGCGTGCCGGATCGCTGAATCGCTAGACATCACCACCCCGCCAAGGCTACATTAAACCTGAATCGAGATTCAGTTTCAGTCCGATCGCGTGTCATCCCCTAATGATTGCGCAGGTTGCGAGGTTTTGATGACGAGTTCGACAGCAGTGCAGGCCGATGCCGTTCAGCGAGCGCGTGACCTCGCACCCGCCATCGCGGCACGGGCGCTCGAGGCGGAGCGCCTGCGCCGGATGCCCGATGAGACCATTGCAGAACTGTCCCAGTCGGGTCTGTTCAGCCTGATGGCTCCGCGCCGCTACGGGGGCGACGAGGCCAGTTTGGAAACCTTGGTCAGCGCGGTCATCGAGGTGGGCAAGGTCTGTGGATCGACCGCCTGGACCTTCTGTATCTACGGAATTCACAACTGGCTCGCCGGGTTGTTCCCCGAGGAACTGCAGGACGAGATGTTCGGCTCGGTTTCGCCGGGGTCTCCCTTGCTGTTTCCGGGCAGCTGGTCGCCATCGGGTATCGCCACTCCCGTTGAGGGCGGCTACAAGATAAGCGGGCGTTGGCAATTCGGTAGTGGCGTCTGGCACTCGTCGTGGGCATCGGTCGCCGCGGTGGTGCAGCATGATGAGCCGCCGAAGTATCCGGATCTGCGCACCTTCATGATTCCCAGGAACGATCTCGAGGTCATCGACACCTGGTACACCTCCGGTCTGCGCGGTACCGGGAGCATGGACATCGCGGTCAATGACGTCTTCGTCCCCGAGCATCGGGTGCAGGAGTTCGGTCCCCTGGCGCGCGGGCAGTCACCGTCGGCAGAACTGCACGGGTCCGCCATCTATCGGATACCTCTGTTCTGCGCTCTCTCCAATGTCGCTGCCGCGCCGGCGGTGGGGATGGCGCTGGGGACGGTCGAGCTGTTCACCGAGAAGATCAAGACCAGGGTGATGCGGTACTCGATGCAGGAGCAGTCCAAGCTGGCCACCGCGCACCGGCGCATGGGACATGTTGCCGCGCAGGCTGAGTCGGCACGTGCCCTGCTGTTGCAGACGGTGCGTGATGTGGAGGACAAGCTGCGCTCGGGCGAGGGACTGGCAACCGAGGATCGGGTGGCGGTGCGCCGCAACTGTGCCTATGTCGTTGAAGTCTGCAAAAAGGCCATCGCCGAGGCGGTCGAGGCATGCGGCGCCTCCGCGCAATACGAGGATTCACCGTTGCAGCGCCACCTACGCGATGTGAACACCTTGTCCACACACGTTGTGTACGACACGGATTCGGCCTACGAGCTGTTCGGCCGGGTGGAATTGGGACTGCCGCCGGGGTCCGTTGCGTTCTGATGAGCACTGGCTCGTGAATACTGAGGTGCCCGAACTCAACGGGTTGCGTTGCACGCGTGACGATCGTGTCCTGACAGTCCTGATCGACAACGGTCCGCTCAATCTGCTGGACGGGCCACTCATGTCAAGCCTGTCGCGTCTGGCCCGATGGCTTACCGACCGTGACGACGTGGCGGTGGTGCTGTTCGGCAGCGCCAATCCCGACTTCTTCATCGCCCACCTGAATGTCGAAATCCTGCAGACGGATTCGGCGCGTACTGCGGAGTCCGTCGAATCCTTCCAACGATTGGTCGGCAGGTTCCGCGCGCTGCGGCAGGCCACTATCGCCCTCGTGGAGGGCCGGGTCGCAGGCGGGGGAAGCGAATTCCTCCTCAATCTGGATATGCGCTTCGCGGTGCGCGGCAAGGCCGTCTTCAATCAGGTGGAGACGGGTCTGGGCATCGTGCCGGCGGGTTCGGGCCCCCAGCACCTGGTCCAGGGCATGGGGCGGGCACGCGCGCTCGAGGTGATTTTGGGTCACGAGGATTTCGATGCTGACCTGGCGGAGCG contains:
- a CDS encoding TetR/AcrR family transcriptional regulator; its protein translation is MVMSSDSAIRHAAVEQPSTQRGRSTRRALMDAAREVISRVGYSEARVVDITTEAGKSVGVFYNYFTDKAELLRTMVDEFRDEAYTRGDTVETGDRAPYDVIRDIVTVYWTTYRDHAPVLSGVFQAAQIDPTFVEYWRDLRAPARTMIANNIRRLQKHEYSPGMDPDITASAIGAMMDYFCYVWLVEGGETGRSSVTDEEAIDTLARIWFNALWWKSEGAHGTT
- a CDS encoding acyl-CoA dehydrogenase family protein — its product is MTSSTAVQADAVQRARDLAPAIAARALEAERLRRMPDETIAELSQSGLFSLMAPRRYGGDEASLETLVSAVIEVGKVCGSTAWTFCIYGIHNWLAGLFPEELQDEMFGSVSPGSPLLFPGSWSPSGIATPVEGGYKISGRWQFGSGVWHSSWASVAAVVQHDEPPKYPDLRTFMIPRNDLEVIDTWYTSGLRGTGSMDIAVNDVFVPEHRVQEFGPLARGQSPSAELHGSAIYRIPLFCALSNVAAAPAVGMALGTVELFTEKIKTRVMRYSMQEQSKLATAHRRMGHVAAQAESARALLLQTVRDVEDKLRSGEGLATEDRVAVRRNCAYVVEVCKKAIAEAVEACGASAQYEDSPLQRHLRDVNTLSTHVVYDTDSAYELFGRVELGLPPGSVAF
- a CDS encoding enoyl-CoA hydratase/isomerase family protein → MNTEVPELNGLRCTRDDRVLTVLIDNGPLNLLDGPLMSSLSRLARWLTDRDDVAVVLFGSANPDFFIAHLNVEILQTDSARTAESVESFQRLVGRFRALRQATIALVEGRVAGGGSEFLLNLDMRFAVRGKAVFNQVETGLGIVPAGSGPQHLVQGMGRARALEVILGHEDFDADLAERYGWVNRALDPDEGWRFANRLARRIAVNPLALIAGAKSTVDALVIDLEPGLAAERAAIVTAFADVHSTERIALFLQRGGQTADGERRLGDLVGDP